From Sardina pilchardus chromosome 9, fSarPil1.1, whole genome shotgun sequence, a single genomic window includes:
- the LOC134092901 gene encoding red-sensitive opsin-1-like, with the protein MAEQWGDAVYAARRRGDESTRESMFTYTNSNNTRDPFEGPNYHIAPRWVYNVSSCWMIFVVFASVFTNGLVLVATAKFKKLRHPLNWILVNLAIADLGETVLASTISVINQIFGYFILGHPMCVFEGYTVSTCGIAALWSLTIISWERWVVVCKPFGNVKFDAKWATGGIVFSWVWSAIWCAPPIFGWSRYWPHGLKTSCGPDVFSGSDDPGVKSYMIVLMVTCCFLPLAIIILCYIAVWLAIRAVAQQQKDSESTQKAEKEVSRMVVVMILAYCVCWGPYTVFACFAAANPGYAFHPLAAAMPAYFAKSATIYNPVIYVFMNRQFRVCILQLFGKKVDDGSEVSTSKTEVSSVAPA; encoded by the exons ATGGCGGAGCAATGGGGCGACGCAGTCTATGCTGCTAGACGAAGGGGAGATGAGTCTACAAGGGAATCTATGTTCACCTATACAAATTCAAATAACACTAGAG ATCCATTTGAGGGACCTAACTACCACATTGCCCCACGATGGGTCTACAACGTTTCTTCATGTTGGATGATCTTTGTGGTCTTTGCCTCTGTTTTCACCAACGGCCTGGTGCTGGTGGCTACAGCAAAGTTCAAGAAGCTCCGTCACCCTCTCAACTGGATTTTGGTCAATCTGGCTATTGCCGATCTTGGGGAGACAGTCTTAGCCAGCACCATCAGTGTGATTAACCAGATATTCGGTTACTTCATCCTGGGACACCCCATGTGTGTTTTCGAGGGCTACACTGTGTCTACCTGCG GTATTGCTGCTCTGTGGTCCCTGACTATCATTTCTTGGGAGAGATGGGTGGTTGTGTGCAAACCCTTTGGAAATGTCAAGTTTGATGCCAAATGGGCCactggtggaattgttttctcATGGGTGTGGTCAGCAATCTGGTGCGCACCTCCCATCTTTGGGTGGAGCAG GTATTGGCCTCATGGCCTGAAGACCTCCTGTGGACCTGATGTGTTCAGTGGAAGCGACGACCCTGGGGTCAAGTCCTACATGATTGTCCTGATGGTCACCTGCTGCTTCCTTCCCCTGGCTATCATCATCCTCTGCTACATTGCTGTCTGGCTCGCCATCCGTGCT GTAGCCCAGCAGCAGAAGGATTCTGAGTCAACACAGAAGGCTGAGAAGGAAGTGTCCAGGATGGTGGTCGTCATGATCCTTGCTTACTGCGTCTGCTGGGGACCATACACAGTCTTTGCCTGCTTCGCTGCAGCTAACCCAGGATACGCATTCCATCCTTTAGCGGCTGCCATGCCTGCCTACTTTGCCAAGAGCGCCACCATCTATAACCCCGTTATCTATGTCTTCATGAACCGACAG TTCCGTGTATGCATCCTGCAGCTCTTTGGCAAGAAAGTTGATGATGGATCTGAAGTCTCCACATCCAAAACAGAAGTCTCTTCTGTGGCACCTGCATAA
- the gnl3l gene encoding guanine nucleotide-binding protein-like 3-like protein — MSKAKQKRAKRLGFSGKKSKDGGQTSNQGGRKDPGVPNVRHFKENAQRQAELRQKRLEELQEKQKLSREKEHMKRRSLDTFQRDVQQRQQAFEQREVEMQNLEKHVNFENESSRKAYYREFKKVVEAADVILEVLDARDPLGCRCPQVEQAVVQSGINKKIVLVLNKIDLVSKDIIEKWIKYLRHEFPTVAFKASTQQQSRNLKRSNVPVTKATADLLGSSACVGAECLMKLLGNYCRNQDIKTAITVGVVGFPNVGKSSLINSLKRARACSVGATPGVTKCLQEVHLDKHIKLLDCPGIVMATSTSDAAMILRNCVKIEQLVDPLPAIEAILRRCNKTQIMEHYGVPDFHTSLEFLALLARRQGKLRKGGLPDSDKAAKSVLMDWTGGRISYFTHPPETHTMPTHVSAEIVAEMGKAFDWDELEKGNEEALAAMDSTEVEMGFCMATSGMTQGAQLDMPVEDDEGLEDDESIVKAESMEDDQDPEFGPMTVEIKRSQGKNGSVLEGAAPKAVDLRDILDVDPLQQGQALLAAGKKRKKQQKRADKIAVKLSDTLTSAMNTFWDS; from the exons ATGTCCAAAGCTA aACAAAAAAGAGCGAAAAGGCTTGGTTTCAGTGGTAAAAAG AGCAAGGATGGAGGGCAAACCAGCAACCAGGGAGGCAGGAAGGATCCGGGTGTCCCTAACGTTAGACACTTCAAAGAAAATGCGCAGAGACAAGCTGAACTTAGACAAAAAAGG CTCGAGGAACTCCAAGAGAAGCAGAAACTGTCCAGGGAGAAGGAGCACATGAAAAGGAGGAGTTTGGACACTTTCCAGAGAGATGTCCAGCAACGACAACAGGCTTTTGAACAGAGG GAAGTGGAAATGCAGAATTTGGAAAAGCATGTTAATTTCGAGAATGAAAGTTCAAGGAAGGCATATTACAGGGAATTCAAAAAG GTTGTTGAAGCCGCTGATGTGATTCTGGAAGTCCTGGATGCCCGTGATCCTTTGGGCTGTCGCTGTCCCCAGGTGGAACAGGCGGTTGTCCAAAGTGGCATTAACAAGAAGATTGTTCTTGTTCTCAACAAAATTG atcttGTATCTAAGGATATCATTGAGAAATGGATCAAGTACCTTCGCCATGAATTTCCAACTGTGGCATTCAAAGCTTCTACCCAACAGCAGAGCAGAAACCTG AAACGCAGCAATGTACCAGTCACAAAAGCCACAGCTGACCTACTGGGCAgtagtgcatgtgtgggtgcgGAATGCTTGATGAAACTCCTGGGAAACTACTGTCGGAACCAGGACATCAAGACAGCCATCACTGTTGGGGTTGTAG GTTTTCCGAATGTTGGTAAGAGTAGCTTGATCAACAGTCTGAAGAGAGCCCGGGCCTGTAGTGTGGGAGCTACCCCAGGAGTGACAAA ATGCCTTCAGGAAGTGCACTTAGACAAACACATCAAGCTTCTAGATTGCCCTGGAATTGTTATGGCAACCTCCACCAGTGATGCGGCCATGATTCTTCGGAACTGTGTGAAGATTGAACAACTGGTAGACCCTTTACCAGCCATTGAAGCAATCTTGAGGCGCTGCAACAAGACACAG ATTATGGAACATTATGGGGTTCCAGATTTCCATACTTCTCTGGAGTTCCTGGCCTTGCTAGCACGGCGGCAGGGGAAGCTGCGAAAAGGGGGACTTCCAGACAGTGACAAGGCTGCCAAGAGTGTCCTCATGGACTGGACAGG AGGCCGCATCAGCTATTTCACTCATCCTCCAGAAACGCACACAATGCCTACCCATGTCAGTGCTGAGATCGTGGCAGAGATGGGCAAGGCCTTTGACTGGGATGAACTAGAGAAAGGAAATGAAGAGGCACTTGCAG CAATGGACTCCACTGAGGTTGAAATGGGATTCTGCATGGCAACATCAGGTATGACACAAGGTGCTCAGCTGGACATGCCAGTTGAAGATGACGAAGGTTTGGAAGATGACGAGTCTATTGTCAAAGCGGAGTCAATGGAGGATGATCAGGATCCGGAG TTTGGACCGATGACGGTTGAAATCAAAAGGTCCCAGGGTAAGAATGGGAGTGTTTTGGAGGGTGCAGCCCCTAAAGCTGTTGACCTGAGAGACATCCTTGATGTGGATCCTCTCCAACAAGGCCAGGCTCTGTTGGCTGCTggcaaaaaaaggaagaaacagCAAAAGAGAGCAG ACAAAATTGCTGTGAAGCTCTCGGACACACTAACGTCAGCTATGAACACTTTTTGGGACAGTTGA